The following proteins are encoded in a genomic region of Mycolicibacterium rutilum:
- the infA gene encoding translation initiation factor IF-1, with protein MAKKDGAIEVEGRVVEPLPNAMFRIELENGHKVLAHISGKMRQHYIRILPEDRVVVELSPYDLSRGRIVYRYK; from the coding sequence ATGGCCAAGAAAGACGGTGCCATCGAGGTCGAGGGCCGCGTGGTCGAACCCCTGCCCAATGCGATGTTCCGCATTGAGCTGGAGAACGGACACAAGGTGCTCGCCCACATCAGCGGCAAGATGCGGCAGCACTACATCCGCATCCTGCCCGAGGACCGCGTCGTGGTGGAGCTGTCTCCCTACGACCTGTCCCGGGGCCGCATCGTGTATCGGTACAAGTAA
- the rpmJ gene encoding 50S ribosomal protein L36, translated as MKVNPSVKPICDKCRVIRRHGRVMVICSDPRHKQRQG; from the coding sequence GTGAAGGTGAACCCGAGCGTCAAGCCCATCTGCGACAAGTGCAGGGTGATCCGCCGGCATGGGCGGGTCATGGTGATCTGCTCAGATCCACGCCACAAGCAGCGGCAGGGCTGA
- the rpsK gene encoding 30S ribosomal protein S11, whose amino-acid sequence MAQAKKGAPKKGQKTRRREKKNVPHGAAHIKSTFNNTIVSITDPQGNVIAWASSGHVGFKGSRKSTPFAAQLAAENAARKAQEHGVKKVDVFVKGPGSGRETAIRSLQAAGLEVGAIADVTPQPHNGCRPPKRRRV is encoded by the coding sequence ATGGCACAGGCAAAGAAGGGCGCCCCCAAGAAGGGGCAGAAGACCCGTCGCAGGGAAAAGAAGAACGTCCCGCACGGCGCCGCCCACATCAAGAGCACGTTCAACAACACGATCGTGTCGATCACCGATCCGCAGGGCAACGTCATTGCCTGGGCGTCGTCGGGACACGTCGGCTTCAAGGGCTCGCGCAAGTCGACGCCGTTCGCCGCGCAGCTGGCCGCCGAGAACGCTGCCCGCAAGGCGCAGGAGCACGGCGTGAAGAAGGTCGACGTGTTCGTCAAGGGCCCGGGTTCGGGCCGTGAGACCGCGATCCGTTCGCTGCAGGCCGCCGGCCTCGAGGTCGGCGCGATCGCCGACGTCACGCCGCAGCCGCACAACGGCTGCCGTCCGCCGAAGCGGCGCCGGGTCTAG
- the rpsD gene encoding 30S ribosomal protein S4, which produces MARYTGPATRKSRRLGVDLVGGDQSFEKRPYPPGQHGRARIKESEYRLQLQEKQKARFSYGVMEKQFRRYYEEANRLPGKTGDNLLRILESRLDNVVYRAGLARTRRMARQLVSHGHFLVNGVKVDIPSYRVSQYDIIDVKEKSLNTLPFEVARQTAGERPIPSWLQVVGERQRILVHQLPERAQIDIPLSEQLIVELYSK; this is translated from the coding sequence ATGGCTCGTTATACCGGACCCGCAACCCGCAAGTCGCGTCGCCTCGGCGTCGACCTGGTCGGCGGCGATCAGTCGTTCGAGAAGCGCCCCTACCCGCCCGGCCAGCACGGCCGTGCGCGGATCAAGGAGAGCGAATACCGCCTGCAGCTGCAGGAGAAGCAGAAGGCGCGTTTCTCCTACGGCGTGATGGAAAAGCAGTTCCGCCGCTACTACGAAGAGGCCAACCGGCTGCCCGGCAAGACCGGTGACAACCTGCTGCGCATCCTCGAGAGCCGGTTGGACAACGTCGTGTACCGCGCGGGCCTGGCCCGCACCCGGCGCATGGCCCGCCAGTTGGTCAGCCACGGCCACTTCCTGGTCAACGGCGTGAAGGTCGACATCCCCAGCTACCGCGTCTCGCAGTACGACATCATCGATGTCAAGGAGAAGTCGCTCAACACGCTGCCTTTCGAGGTGGCCCGGCAGACCGCGGGCGAGCGCCCGATCCCGTCGTGGCTGCAGGTCGTCGGCGAGCGTCAGCGCATCCTGGTGCACCAGCTTCCGGAGCGCGCGCAGATCGACATCCCGCTGTCCGAGCAGCTGATCGTCGAGCTCTACTCGAAGTAA
- the rpsM gene encoding 30S ribosomal protein S13 has product MARLMGVDLPRDKRMEIALTYIYGIGRTRSQEILDSTGIDRDLRTKDLTDDQVTQLRDYIEANLKVEGDLRREVQADIRRKIEIGCYQGLRHRRGLPVRGQRTKTNARTRKGPKRTIAGKKKAR; this is encoded by the coding sequence ATGGCACGTCTCATGGGCGTCGATCTTCCGCGCGACAAGCGCATGGAGATCGCGCTGACCTACATCTACGGCATCGGCCGTACCCGTTCCCAGGAAATCCTGGACTCCACCGGCATCGACCGGGACCTGCGCACCAAGGACCTGACCGATGATCAGGTCACCCAGCTGCGCGACTACATCGAAGCCAACCTCAAGGTGGAGGGCGACCTGCGCCGCGAGGTCCAGGCCGACATCCGCCGCAAGATCGAGATCGGCTGCTACCAGGGCCTGCGGCACCGTCGCGGCCTGCCGGTGCGCGGCCAGCGGACCAAGACCAATGCGCGCACCCGCAAGGGCCCGAAGCGCACCATCGCCGGCAAGAAGAAGGCCAGGTAA
- a CDS encoding ATP-binding protein: MGEQCVRDELRTLFLFEKLSDEQLDTLCEAGSIETFPAGPVCVEGEPASCFYVMIDGELIMSKRSGGVDIQTNRTSQRGVYFGAWSAYVPGEEHIYEASVRLTKPSRCFVLDSSAFARFMQTEFPMAVHLLEGHRVGGRRQNQIIGQREKLLALGTITAGLTHQLNNPAAATARAVADLRETVGKMRHKLSMLADGKFSPEALRALVRIQDDVAEQVAKNRDVELSALEASDREDAIGDWLEAHDIPGAWDYAPTFVEAGLDTDWLERVHASVEEVDATASLQAAVGWLKYTIDNELRMNEIGEASKRISALLAGAKQYSQMDRGAYQRADVHELLRSTLMMFGDKIGMERKGKPVTLVKDMDKTLPELHCYPGDLNQVWTNIIENAVQAMDGHGTLTIRTARENDQMIRVEICDDGPGIPEDIVDRIFTPFFTTKPFGQGTGLGLDLAWRIVVEKHGGNISVQSQPGDTRFVVCLPLVAPAPVVPTPGELSAAGTE, translated from the coding sequence ATGGGCGAACAGTGCGTGCGCGACGAGCTTCGGACGCTGTTCCTGTTCGAGAAGCTCAGCGACGAACAACTCGACACGCTCTGCGAGGCCGGCAGCATCGAGACGTTTCCCGCCGGGCCCGTCTGCGTCGAGGGTGAGCCGGCGTCCTGCTTCTACGTGATGATCGACGGCGAGCTGATCATGTCGAAGCGCTCCGGCGGCGTCGACATCCAGACCAACCGCACCTCCCAGCGCGGCGTGTACTTCGGCGCGTGGTCGGCGTACGTCCCCGGCGAGGAGCACATCTACGAAGCGTCGGTGCGGCTGACCAAACCGTCGCGCTGCTTCGTCCTGGATTCGAGCGCGTTTGCCCGCTTCATGCAGACCGAGTTCCCGATGGCCGTGCACCTGCTCGAGGGGCACCGTGTCGGCGGGCGCCGGCAGAACCAGATCATCGGCCAGCGGGAGAAGCTGCTGGCGCTGGGCACCATCACCGCCGGGCTGACCCATCAGCTCAACAACCCGGCCGCGGCCACCGCCCGTGCGGTCGCCGATCTGCGCGAGACCGTCGGCAAGATGCGCCACAAGCTCTCGATGCTCGCCGACGGGAAGTTCAGCCCCGAGGCGCTGCGCGCGCTGGTGCGGATCCAGGACGACGTCGCCGAGCAGGTCGCCAAGAACCGCGATGTCGAACTGTCGGCGCTGGAGGCGTCCGACCGTGAGGACGCGATCGGCGACTGGCTCGAAGCGCACGACATCCCCGGCGCCTGGGACTACGCGCCGACGTTCGTCGAAGCCGGCCTCGACACCGATTGGCTCGAACGCGTGCACGCCTCCGTCGAGGAGGTCGACGCCACCGCGTCGCTGCAGGCCGCGGTCGGATGGTTGAAGTACACCATCGACAACGAGCTGCGGATGAACGAGATCGGTGAGGCCAGCAAGCGGATCTCCGCGCTGCTCGCCGGCGCCAAGCAGTACTCCCAGATGGACCGCGGGGCCTACCAGCGCGCCGACGTGCACGAACTTCTGCGCAGCACGCTGATGATGTTCGGCGACAAGATCGGCATGGAGCGCAAGGGCAAACCCGTCACCCTGGTCAAGGACATGGACAAGACGCTGCCCGAATTGCATTGCTACCCCGGCGATCTCAACCAGGTGTGGACCAACATCATCGAGAACGCGGTCCAGGCGATGGACGGGCACGGCACGCTGACGATCCGCACGGCGCGCGAGAACGACCAGATGATCCGGGTGGAGATCTGCGACGACGGGCCCGGTATCCCCGAGGACATCGTCGACCGGATCTTCACGCCGTTCTTCACCACCAAGCCGTTCGGCCAGGGCACCGGCCTCGGCCTGGATCTGGCCTGGCGGATCGTGGTGGAAAAGCACGGCGGGAACATCTCGGTACAGTCGCAGCCCGGCGACACCCGGTTCGTCGTGTGCCTGCCGCTGGTGGCCCCCGCCCCGGTGGTGCCGACACCCGGCGAATTGTCCGCCGCCGGCACGGAATAG
- a CDS encoding LLM class F420-dependent oxidoreductase: protein MTELKPDLGRYGVWTFGTPTPEQAVEIEKLGYGAVWIGGSPAGDLNYVEPILERTENLTVATGIVNVWTAAAQEVAEAYHRVEDAYPGRFLLGIGIGHPEHTEEYRKPYDVLVEYLDVLDAAKVPTSRRVLAALGPKVLQLAARRSAGAHPYLTTPQHTGEARNLLGPTVFLAPEHKVVLARDAEASREIGRQAVDFYLNLSNYLNNWKRLGFTDDDLAKPGSDRFVDAVVAHGTPEAIAARLEEHLEAGADHVTIQVLGGWDVLLPTLTELAGPLGLKG, encoded by the coding sequence ATGACTGAGCTCAAGCCCGACCTCGGCCGCTACGGCGTCTGGACGTTCGGCACCCCCACCCCCGAGCAGGCCGTCGAAATCGAGAAGCTCGGATACGGCGCGGTGTGGATCGGCGGGTCGCCCGCGGGTGACCTCAACTACGTCGAACCCATCCTCGAGCGCACCGAGAACCTGACCGTCGCCACCGGCATCGTCAACGTGTGGACCGCCGCGGCCCAGGAGGTCGCCGAGGCGTACCACCGCGTCGAGGATGCCTATCCCGGCCGGTTTCTGCTGGGCATCGGGATCGGCCATCCCGAGCACACCGAGGAGTACCGCAAGCCCTACGACGTCCTGGTCGAGTATCTCGACGTGCTCGACGCGGCGAAGGTGCCGACCAGCCGGCGCGTGCTCGCGGCGCTCGGGCCCAAGGTGTTGCAGCTGGCTGCCCGGCGCAGCGCGGGCGCACACCCGTACCTGACGACCCCGCAGCACACCGGCGAGGCGCGGAACCTGCTGGGGCCGACGGTGTTTCTGGCGCCCGAGCACAAGGTGGTGCTGGCACGCGACGCCGAGGCGTCCCGCGAGATCGGCCGCCAGGCGGTCGACTTCTACCTGAACCTGTCGAACTACCTGAACAACTGGAAGCGGCTGGGCTTCACCGACGACGACCTCGCCAAGCCCGGCAGCGACCGGTTCGTCGACGCGGTCGTCGCGCACGGGACACCCGAGGCGATCGCCGCCCGCCTCGAGGAGCACCTCGAGGCCGGTGCCGACCACGTGACGATCCAGGTGCTCGGCGGGTGGGATGTGCTGCTGCCGACGCTTACGGAGCTGGCCGGACCACTCGGGCTCAAGGGCTAG
- the rfbC gene encoding dTDP-4-dehydrorhamnose 3,5-epimerase, whose amino-acid sequence MNVRELDVPGAWEITPTLHADTRGVFFEWFTDAAFRGFAEHPLDLRQANCSVSAAGVLRGLHFAQVPPSQAKYVTCLRGAVYDVVVDIRVGSPTFGRWDAVRLDDRDRRTVYLSEGLGHAFLSLEDESTVMYLCSAGYDPQREHTVDPLDPAIGIEWPVAPDAVILSDRDRQAPTLEQARAQNLLPTWDETRAFVESLRS is encoded by the coding sequence GTGAACGTCCGCGAACTCGACGTCCCCGGCGCGTGGGAGATCACGCCCACCCTGCACGCCGACACGCGCGGCGTGTTCTTCGAATGGTTCACCGACGCCGCGTTCCGTGGGTTCGCCGAGCATCCGCTCGACCTGCGCCAGGCGAACTGCTCGGTGTCCGCTGCAGGCGTGCTGCGGGGGCTGCATTTCGCGCAGGTGCCGCCGAGCCAGGCCAAGTACGTCACCTGCCTGCGCGGCGCGGTGTACGACGTGGTGGTCGACATCCGCGTGGGTTCGCCGACCTTCGGGCGGTGGGACGCCGTGCGACTCGACGACCGCGACCGGCGCACCGTGTACCTCTCGGAAGGCCTGGGCCACGCGTTCTTGTCCCTGGAGGACGAGTCGACGGTGATGTACCTGTGTTCGGCGGGCTATGACCCGCAGCGCGAGCACACCGTCGATCCGCTGGACCCCGCGATCGGCATCGAGTGGCCCGTCGCACCGGATGCGGTGATCCTGTCCGACCGCGACCGCCAGGCCCCGACCCTGGAGCAGGCCCGCGCCCAGAACCTGCTGCCGACCTGGGACGAAACCCGGGCGTTCGTGGAGTCGCTGCGGTCCTGA
- the rfbB gene encoding dTDP-glucose 4,6-dehydratase gives MRLLVTGGAGFIGANFVHALLRDDVRDHADDVTVLDALTYAGSRESLAPVEDDIRLVEGDITDAAVVDALVADADAVVHFAAETHVDNALAEPEPFLRSNVIGTFTVLEAVRRHGVRLHHVSTDEVYGDLPLEGPQRFTEATPYNPSSPYSSTKAAADMLVRAWVRSYGVRATISNCSNNYGPYQHVEKFIPRQITNVLTGRRPKLYGSGANVRDWIHVDDHNSAVRRILADGQPGRTYLIGAQGERDNLSVMRMILRLMGRDSDDFDHVTDRVGHDLRYAIDASALTDELGWRPEHTDFEEGLRATIDWYRANESWWAPLKDAVERGYQGRGQ, from the coding sequence ATGCGGTTGCTGGTCACGGGTGGTGCGGGCTTCATCGGCGCCAACTTCGTGCACGCCTTGCTCCGGGACGATGTGCGCGACCACGCCGACGACGTCACGGTCCTCGACGCGCTGACCTACGCGGGCAGCCGCGAGTCGTTGGCCCCGGTAGAAGACGACATCCGCCTGGTCGAGGGTGATATCACCGACGCCGCCGTGGTGGACGCGCTCGTCGCCGACGCCGACGCCGTCGTGCACTTCGCCGCCGAGACCCACGTCGACAACGCGCTCGCCGAACCCGAACCGTTCCTGCGCTCCAACGTCATCGGCACGTTCACCGTCCTGGAGGCGGTCCGCCGGCACGGTGTGCGCCTGCACCATGTCTCCACCGACGAGGTGTACGGCGACCTTCCGCTGGAGGGCCCGCAGCGGTTCACCGAGGCGACGCCCTATAACCCGTCGAGCCCGTACTCGTCGACCAAGGCGGCCGCCGACATGCTGGTGCGCGCCTGGGTGCGGTCCTACGGTGTGCGCGCGACGATCTCCAACTGCTCCAACAACTATGGGCCCTACCAGCATGTGGAGAAGTTCATCCCGCGCCAGATCACGAACGTGCTGACCGGGCGGCGGCCCAAGCTGTACGGCAGCGGCGCGAACGTGCGCGACTGGATCCACGTCGACGACCACAACAGCGCGGTCCGGCGGATCCTCGCCGACGGACAGCCCGGGCGGACCTACCTGATCGGGGCGCAGGGTGAACGCGACAACCTGTCGGTGATGCGGATGATCCTGCGCCTGATGGGCCGTGACTCCGACGACTTCGACCACGTCACCGACCGCGTCGGCCACGACCTGCGCTACGCGATCGACGCGTCGGCGCTCACCGACGAATTGGGTTGGCGCCCTGAGCACACCGACTTCGAGGAGGGTCTTCGTGCGACCATCGACTGGTACCGGGCGAACGAGTCGTGGTGGGCTCCGTTGAAAGACGCGGTGGAGCGTGGCTATCAGGGGCGCGGCCAGTGA
- a CDS encoding DNA-directed RNA polymerase subunit alpha codes for MLISQRPTLSEEVKAENRSQFVIEPLEPGFGYTLGNSLRRTLLSSIPGAAVTSIRIDGVLHEFTTVPGVKEDVTDIILNLKGLVVSSEEDEPVTMYLRKQGPGEVTAGDIVPPAGVTVHNPEMHIATLNDKGKLEVELVVERGRGYVPAVQNKASGAEIGRIPVDSIYSPVLKVTYKVEATRVEQRTDFDKLILDVETKNSITPRDALASAGKTLVELFGLARELNVEAEGIEIGPSPAEADHIASFALPIDDLDLTVRSYNCLKREGVHTVGELVARTESDLLDIRNFGQKSIDEVKIKLHQLGLSLKDSPATFDPSEVAGYDVATGTWNSDASYDLDDNQDYAETEQL; via the coding sequence ATGCTGATTTCTCAGCGACCCACTCTGTCCGAAGAGGTCAAGGCCGAGAACCGCTCCCAGTTCGTCATCGAACCGCTGGAGCCGGGTTTCGGTTACACCCTTGGCAATTCGCTTCGGCGCACGCTGCTGTCGTCCATTCCGGGCGCGGCGGTCACCAGCATCCGCATCGACGGTGTGCTGCACGAGTTCACGACGGTGCCGGGCGTCAAGGAAGACGTCACCGACATCATCTTGAACCTCAAGGGCCTGGTCGTGTCGTCCGAGGAGGACGAGCCGGTCACCATGTACCTGCGCAAGCAGGGTCCCGGTGAGGTCACCGCGGGCGACATCGTTCCGCCGGCCGGCGTGACGGTGCACAACCCCGAGATGCACATCGCCACCCTCAACGACAAGGGCAAGCTCGAGGTCGAGCTCGTCGTCGAGCGCGGCCGCGGTTACGTGCCCGCCGTGCAGAACAAGGCGTCGGGTGCCGAGATCGGCCGCATCCCGGTCGACTCGATCTACTCGCCGGTGCTCAAGGTCACCTACAAGGTGGAGGCGACCCGCGTCGAGCAGCGCACCGACTTCGACAAGCTGATCCTCGACGTCGAGACCAAGAACTCGATCACCCCGCGTGACGCGCTGGCGTCGGCCGGTAAGACGCTGGTCGAGTTGTTCGGTCTGGCACGGGAACTCAACGTCGAGGCCGAGGGCATCGAGATCGGCCCGTCGCCCGCCGAGGCCGACCACATCGCCAGCTTCGCGCTGCCGATCGACGACCTGGACCTCACGGTGCGGTCGTACAACTGCCTCAAGCGCGAAGGTGTGCACACGGTGGGCGAGCTGGTGGCCCGCACGGAGTCCGACCTGCTGGACATCCGCAACTTCGGTCAGAAGTCCATCGACGAGGTGAAGATCAAGCTGCACCAGCTCGGTCTGTCGCTCAAGGACAGCCCGGCCACGTTCGATCCGTCGGAGGTCGCCGGTTACGACGTCGCCACCGGCACCTGGAACAGCGATGCCAGCTACGACCTGGACGACAACCAGGACTACGCCGAAACCGAACAACTCTAA
- a CDS encoding LLM class F420-dependent oxidoreductase: MTKPQLGTYGTFGLYSMWQQLSPDQLRAIEDLGYGAIWAGGSPAADLPWVEPILEATSTLKVATGIVNIWTADAGPVSESYHRIENAYPGRFLLGIGVGHPEAHTEYKKPYDALTEYLDKLDEYGVPQDRRVVAALGPRVLKLSANRAAGPHPYLTTPEHTAEARELLGPDAFIAPEHKVVLTTDAEAARAAGRKTLDVYLNLTNYLNSWKRLGFTDEEVAKPGSDRLVDAVVAYGTVDSIAARLKEHLDAGADHVPVQVLTEPDKLVDALAELAGPLGLK; this comes from the coding sequence ATGACCAAACCCCAGCTCGGCACCTATGGCACCTTCGGCCTCTACTCGATGTGGCAGCAACTGAGTCCCGATCAGCTGCGCGCGATCGAAGACCTCGGCTACGGCGCGATCTGGGCCGGCGGCTCCCCCGCCGCCGACCTGCCGTGGGTCGAGCCGATCCTGGAGGCCACCTCGACGCTCAAGGTGGCGACGGGCATCGTCAACATCTGGACCGCCGACGCCGGCCCGGTCAGCGAGTCCTACCACCGCATCGAGAACGCCTACCCCGGGCGTTTCCTGCTCGGCATCGGCGTCGGCCACCCCGAGGCGCACACCGAATACAAGAAGCCCTACGACGCGCTCACCGAGTACCTCGACAAGCTTGACGAGTACGGCGTGCCGCAGGACCGCCGGGTGGTGGCCGCGCTGGGCCCGCGCGTGCTGAAGCTGTCTGCGAACCGGGCCGCGGGCCCGCATCCGTACCTGACCACACCCGAGCACACCGCCGAGGCCCGCGAACTGCTCGGCCCGGACGCGTTCATCGCTCCCGAGCACAAGGTGGTGCTGACCACCGACGCGGAGGCGGCCCGCGCGGCCGGCCGCAAGACGCTCGACGTCTACCTGAACCTGACGAACTACCTCAACAGCTGGAAGCGGCTGGGCTTCACCGACGAGGAGGTCGCCAAGCCGGGCAGTGACCGGCTTGTCGACGCCGTGGTGGCGTATGGCACCGTCGACTCCATCGCCGCACGGCTGAAGGAGCATCTCGACGCGGGCGCCGACCATGTGCCCGTGCAGGTGCTCACCGAACCGGACAAGCTGGTGGACGCGTTGGCAGAATTGGCGGGTCCGCTCGGCCTGAAGTGA
- a CDS encoding response regulator: MTAPENQPRRPAIFTVDDDPAVSRAVARDLRRHYGERYRVVRAESGADAIDTLKELKLRGDTVAVFVADYRMPQMSGIEFLEKAMDFFPLARRVLLTAYADTHAAIDAINVVDLDHYLLKPWDPPEEKLYPVLDGLLEEWRAVGDRAMPYTKVIGHRYSDRSWEVRQFLARNEYSFRSVDAESQKGQQLLEAAGLDGSKLPVVITEKGETLVEPRDAELASLLGLSTAPQLEMYDLAVIGGGPAGLAAAVYGASEGLKTVLIERATTGGQAGRSSKIENYLGFENGVSGASLTTTARRQAERFGAEVITTQEAGRLKVGGVGAAHSIQLSDHSTIGARAVILATGVEYRELQVSGCRATPDDPSEANFVGRGVFYGASVSDNSECAGEDVYIVGGANSAGQAAMYMSQTAKSVTMLIRGPSLEAGMSQYLVDRIRRTPNIVVRTCTEVVGTVAEGDHLSGLVVRDKQTGETEQVGCDRMCCFIGATPRTDWLEEAGIARDDHGFILSGPDLREKVGWTLDRPPHHLETSVPGVFVAGDVRSESAKRVAAAVGEGSMAVMLVHRYLAEA; encoded by the coding sequence ATGACCGCGCCTGAAAACCAGCCCCGCAGACCCGCCATCTTCACCGTCGACGACGACCCGGCGGTTTCGCGTGCCGTCGCGCGCGATCTGCGCCGCCACTACGGGGAGCGCTACCGCGTCGTGCGGGCCGAGTCCGGCGCCGACGCCATCGACACCCTCAAGGAACTCAAGCTGCGCGGCGACACCGTCGCGGTGTTCGTCGCCGACTACCGGATGCCGCAGATGAGCGGTATCGAATTCCTCGAGAAGGCGATGGACTTCTTCCCGCTGGCGCGCCGCGTGCTGCTGACCGCCTACGCCGACACGCACGCGGCGATCGACGCCATCAACGTCGTCGACCTCGACCACTACCTGCTCAAGCCGTGGGACCCGCCGGAGGAGAAGCTCTACCCGGTGCTCGACGGGCTGCTCGAGGAGTGGCGCGCGGTCGGCGATCGCGCGATGCCGTACACCAAGGTGATCGGCCACCGCTACAGCGACCGCTCGTGGGAGGTGCGCCAGTTCCTGGCCCGCAACGAGTACTCGTTCCGGTCCGTCGACGCCGAGAGCCAGAAGGGCCAGCAGCTGCTGGAGGCCGCGGGCCTCGACGGCAGCAAGCTGCCCGTCGTCATCACCGAGAAGGGCGAGACGCTGGTCGAGCCGAGGGACGCCGAACTGGCGTCGCTGCTCGGCCTGTCCACCGCCCCGCAGCTGGAGATGTATGACCTCGCGGTGATCGGCGGCGGCCCGGCCGGTCTGGCGGCCGCGGTGTACGGCGCCTCCGAGGGCCTCAAGACCGTGCTGATCGAGCGGGCCACCACCGGCGGGCAGGCCGGGCGCAGCTCGAAGATCGAGAACTACCTCGGCTTCGAGAACGGTGTCTCGGGAGCCAGCCTCACCACGACGGCCCGCAGGCAGGCCGAGCGCTTCGGCGCGGAGGTGATCACCACCCAGGAGGCCGGCAGGCTGAAGGTCGGCGGTGTGGGCGCCGCCCATTCCATCCAGCTCAGCGACCACAGCACCATCGGCGCGCGCGCCGTCATCCTCGCCACCGGCGTCGAGTACCGCGAACTGCAGGTCAGTGGGTGTCGCGCGACGCCGGACGACCCGTCGGAGGCCAACTTCGTCGGGCGCGGCGTCTTCTACGGCGCCTCGGTGTCCGACAACTCCGAATGCGCCGGTGAGGACGTCTACATCGTCGGCGGCGCGAATTCGGCGGGCCAGGCCGCGATGTACATGTCGCAGACCGCCAAGTCGGTGACCATGCTGATCCGCGGGCCGTCGCTGGAAGCGGGCATGTCGCAGTACCTCGTCGACCGGATCCGGCGCACCCCCAACATCGTCGTCCGGACCTGCACCGAGGTGGTCGGCACCGTCGCCGAGGGCGACCACCTCTCAGGGCTGGTCGTGCGCGACAAGCAGACCGGTGAGACCGAACAGGTCGGCTGCGACCGGATGTGCTGCTTCATCGGCGCGACCCCGCGCACCGATTGGCTCGAGGAGGCGGGAATAGCCCGCGACGACCACGGTTTCATCCTGTCGGGACCGGATCTGCGCGAGAAGGTGGGCTGGACGTTGGACCGCCCGCCGCATCACCTGGAAACAAGCGTCCCGGGTGTCTTTGTTGCAGGAGACGTGCGATCGGAATCCGCCAAGCGGGTCGCGGCCGCCGTCGGCGAAGGATCGATGGCCGTGATGCTGGTGCACCGCTACCTGGCGGAAGCTTAG